One region of Populus trichocarpa isolate Nisqually-1 chromosome 4, P.trichocarpa_v4.1, whole genome shotgun sequence genomic DNA includes:
- the LOC7466818 gene encoding cucurbitadienol 11-hydroxylase, translating to MWTIVLCVVAVLVVYYTHWINKWRNPTCNGVLPPGSMGLPIIGETLELIIPSYSLDLHPFIKKRIQRYGPIFRTNILGRPAVVSADPEINSHIFQNEGKLVEMWYMDTFSKLFAQSGESRTNAFGIIHKYARSLTLTHFGSESLKERLLPQVENIVSKSLQMWSSDASVDVKPAVSIMVCDFTAKQLFGYDAENSSDKISEKFTKVIDAFMSLPLNIPGTTYHKCLKDKDSTLSILRNTLKERMNSPAESRRGDFLDQIIADMDKEKFLTEDFTVNLIFGILFASFESISAALTLSLKLIGDHPSVLEELTVEHEAILKNRENPDSPLTWAEYNSMTFTLQVINETLRLGNVAPGLLRRALQDMQVKGYTIPAGWVIMVVNSALHLNPATFKDPLEFNPWRWKDFDSYAVSKNLMPFGGGRRQCAGSEFTKLFMAIFLHKLVTKYRWNIIKQGNIGRNPILGFGDGIHISFSPKGN from the exons ATGTGGACAATTGTATTGTGTGTTGTCGCTGTGCTTGTTGTATACTATACTCACTGGATAAACAAATGGAGGAACCCGACATGTAATGGGGTTCTGCCTCCTGGTTCCATGGGGTTGCCAATCATCGGAGAGACTCTTGAGTTGATTATTCCAAGTTATTCTCTCGATCTTCACCCTTTCATCAAGAAAAGAATTCAAAG GTATGGACCGATTTTTCGAACAAACATCCTCGGACGACCTGCAGTGGTGtctgctgatccagaaatcaaCAGTCACATCTTTCAAAATGAAGGGAAGTTGGTTGAGATGTGGTATATGGACACATTCTCTAAGCTTTTCGCTCAAAGCGGTGAATCAAGGACTAATGCTTTTGGTATCATTCACAAATATGCAAGAAGTTTGACTCTGACTCATTTTGGTTCTGAGAGCCTTAAGGAAAGGTTGCTTCCTCAAGTTGAAAACATTGTTAGCAAGTCCTTGCAAATGTGGTCTAGCGACGCATCGGTTGATGTCAAACCGGCTGTTTCAATT ATGGTTTGTGACTTTACTGCGAAGCAGCTTTTTGGCTATGATGCTGAAAACTCATCGGACAAGATAAGCGAAAAGTTCACTAAGGTCATAGATGCCTTCATGTCCTTGCCCCTGAACATCCCTGGCACAACATACCACAAATGCTTAAAG GACAAAGATAGCACGCTAAGTATCTTGAGGAATACACTGAAGGAAAGAATGAATTCACCAGCAGAATCACGACGAGGAGATTTCCTTGATCAAATCATAGCTGATATGGATAAAGAAAAGTTCCTAACTGAAGATTTTACTGTAAATCTGATCTTCGGGATTTTATTCGCGAGCTTCGAGTCGATTTCAGCAGCACTGACACTATCCCTGAAGTTAATTGGAGACCATCCTTCAGTGTTAGAGGAGTTGACA GTTGAGCATGAAGCGATTCtgaaaaacagagagaatcCTGATTCCCCACTTACATGGGCTGAATATAACTCAATGACTTTTACACTTCAG GTAATCAATGAAACCCTGAGGCTGGGAAATGTTGCGCCCGGATTGTTAAGAAGAGCATTGCAAGATATGCAAGTGAAAG GATATACAATTCCTGCCGGTTGGGTTATCATGGTTGTAAATTCTGCCCTTCATTTAAACCCCGCCACGTTCAAGGATCCACTTGAGTTTAACCCTTGGAGATGGAAG GACTTCGATTCGTATGCTGTTTCTAAGAACTTGATGCCTTTCGGTGGAGGAAGGAGACAATGTGCAGGATCAGAATTCACTAAATTGTTCATGGCAATCTTCCTTCACAAATTGGTCACCAAATATAG GTGGAATATAATCAAGCAAGGAAACATTGGCAGAAATCCTATTCTGGGATTTGGAGATGGCATCCACATAAGTTTCTCACCAAAGGGCAATTAA